One Coffea eugenioides isolate CCC68of chromosome 2, Ceug_1.0, whole genome shotgun sequence genomic window, GTTTATGGATTGACCGTAGAAGAGGGTTTTAGAGGGTTTGTTTGGGGTTTGGTTCGCTGATGAGAAACGAGCAGAAGAACCACCGAGAGCGTGAATTTGAGCAGTTGAGGAGGCCATTACTTCTGCCAAAGTTCTCAACTTTattcaaaccctaaccctagaaAGTGGTGCGAGCGGGACGCGCGGGGAAGAGGGTGGGGCGCTGGGGAAGgagaaggaaaatggagagagaaCGGAGCCTTTGAGGTGAAGAAGAAGATAAGGGGTTTACAAGGGGTTGAgggactttttcttttttccttttctttttactttgttGAGAGGAGGGTTAGGTAGGAGACAGATGGAAGATTCTGGaattctcttttcctttttcttttttttttggggaggaTTTAGTAATTTTTGGTGAGACTGACATCAGGAAAAAGAGTTGATTTTGATTGGACGGTTTGTTCAATTGTTTGGGCCTATcgaccaatttttttttttttttgtgtctctATTCTATACTACCTCCTATACTAGTTTATTTTAAGAGGGAGAGTCCAACCGAGTCTATTGGAAAATTGATTGAGATTGAATTACTATTGAATTAGACGAGTGCATTCCGTATGAATTTAAGTTAATTAAAATGGCAAATCACATATAGTGATAAGTGGTAGAGACAAGGTTTGGGCCTATCGACCAATTGGGTCCCATCAATATATGAGGATTGTTCTAAATTCATACAGGTGTGTGGTTCACCAGTCTGGTCTGATAGTGGTTCAGTACCCATCAGATTTTCTCGACTCAGTTGAACCACACCCTAGAGTAGTAGGAGTAGATTGGAATAAGTTAGATGTGTCGTTAcgataaaaaaaaagttcttaTGATTGCCACTTTTCTTGATGTATTAAAATTTGTGCTTAATTGTATAgtaaaaaattaaaggaaaaataatttaaaatatctctcacattttatcaaataaatttcttcattcctcacttttaaaatgttaattttctattcattacaaattcaaattcataAAACTTGATCCCAACCTAAGTTTTCAACCACTTTTTACCCTGAAAATCATCACATGATTCACATGTAATTGTTTCCGTTATATAAAAAAGTTAAGAAAAAAGTGAATATAGATCAGATCATTTGTTTAATTACAATGGAATTTAACATTTTTGCTCCTATAAAAATGTCAATGTATAGGTCACATGATGAATTCAATGTAAAAAATGGTCGAAAACTTAAAGTGGAGACCAAAATTTATCAACTTGATTTTACAAGGGATGCAAATTaccattttaaaagtgaaggacgataaaatttatttggagaAATGTAAAGAACATTTTGAATGAATTTTCCAAAATTAAAAATAGAAGCTAATACATGATTAAGGATATGTATATTAGTACATGCACTAATATTCTGTAATATGGTTAACAACAAGGTATCCAATAGAATTAACattgactcaaaaaaaaaaagattttatttaaggattaatcttctatatagtgatagtgtatacactttcatcattaaatgtatgataaataatttaaattcaaattttgtatatatataattacaTCCAATCatgataatatatacattattgTTTGTGAACATAATAAGATTAACTCTTtgtctttgttttccttagcgaTGATGTTGAACAAGTTTTTCCTGGCCTTTAAGAAAGTAGCGAAGAGTGAACGAACCAAGATGCAAGTTACAAGCTGCGCGTGGTTCAACTATTCAACTTCCTCTTTTGAATTCCTGGCCTTTGACCTAAAGTTTCTGAGGTTTGCTCTTACCAATTAGAGCCATTTTCATTATGCAAAAtcaaaatgcatgacatgtccAACACTATACACATTTATAGCTACGGTTTGCTGCCGGAATGACGATCACAACACTGATAATGACAAGCGACTGCAAATTGAAACTCAAACCTTCGATTTAATTAGTCTAACAACCCGAcagataaaattttgtttttccaaaGAAATGAGGATTCTCGATTACTGTCTGATACATTTTCTCGAGGAAAAGGAATGGAATCAAAAGGGGTGAAGCATGAAGCATCTTTGCTTTATTCCACACCCCTTACCAACCTAAGCAAGTACCAAGAATAACGGCAAGATTTCACCAACACCAAATCGGCAATGGACTGCCAGGCTGCCATTCCTGTACTGTGATTAGAAATAATCGACAGTAGTTGTAAAAGGATATTAATTAAGGCTATAGAGTTGGTTACAGTGAGGGGGGAAATCATGAAGTTCAGGACAAGCCTGCTGGGAGTTTGCATAAGCAGCAAGCAGACGAACAGCTAAGAATCCAGACCAGGCAACCCCAGCACAGTCACAGTTGTATAGGGGAGCCAATAGTCATACTAACAGAAATACTTTTTTTACTCGACAAAAAATGATAGCTACAACCTTGCAATTTTTGTCCCTCTAACTTCACTATtctaatctttcatttctcaatcAAAAGTGCTACTTCCCATGCCTGCTCTCTCCCCCCGATATTTCAGGGTTGACAAATTAGCTTGGAATCTTTTATTGATGGGAAAGGCATTGACTTACCAACTCTCAAGTGAAGAGTGTCATAGTCATACATACACCCGTCTCCAGTTGAAAATTTTACTTCAACCTTTAGTAGAATATTGTTTCAGAGGCAGTGCTCTCCATCCTATATCTTTCCTATGGAAACCTCCTGGCCAATTAATTTGATCTACAGCCTGGTATGCTCTATCCCGTGCCTCCTCAAGATCCCTTCCCTTGGCAGTAACCCCAAGAACACGCCCCCCTGCTGCAATGAAATTCCCATTCGTGTCAAGAGCAGTTCCAGCATGGAAAACCTTAACAAATGGAGAAACTTGCTCTGCTTCTTCTAGGTTTTGAATCAGTGTCCCCTTCTCGTAGCTCCCGGGATAGCCCTTACTTGCCATAACTACAACCATGGCTGAACCAGGGGACCAGTCTAGCGAAATGCCACTCAGTTctcccttgcaagctgcgagTAGAACTTGTGCCAGATCGGATTCCAAGCGAACCATCAGCACCTGTAAATCACAAGACCAAGCAGCAGCATAGAATGTCAGAGTAGTCACATCTGCAAAGGAACAAATCCATATCAAACTCCACTGGATCAAGAATTGATATACCAGAAGACTAGTTCACAAAGAGGAGAAAATGAAAATACGAAAGTGGTATGGTGTTCATCAAAAACCACCAGAATGGCACCCAAAAAGAACATGATTGCTTAGACTTTATAACAAACATGTTCTACTTTAGAAGATCCCTACAGGAATCACTTTGCTATAAATACCCTCAAAGACCACCAAAATTTAGCAACTTGATGATATAAAAACCAGCAACCATGAAACTGATCCAACATAGGATAACTAAGTGGCATTCTGCTTTGATTAGATCTTAGAGAACCCCCAACTAGAACAACTCATAGATGGAGATGGAAAGAAGATAGGCAATTATAGCATTTACTTATCAATTGTTTGAAGGTACTAAAACAATAGTTTACTCAACTGATACACTAGTAAAATTAGAAGACAAACTTAAGACCACAACTTCAGTTTTCAAttggttaaaaaataaaattaaaaaagaaaagaaaagaaaagaagaagaaacagaAATTGAAGCTTCAAACGGCAACCTTTTGCACATTCCACTACATCACTTTCATCTTCTCAACTTCAACAACAATTCTAGGTAAGAAATTGCAGCTACCAGTACAAAACCAAAGACATCAATAGTCAAAGATACTAAAGAAACTGACCTGGCACTCTGGATCTCCAAAGCGCACATTGTACTCAATTAATTTCGGCAATCCGGACTTCCTCTCAATCATGAGTCCAGCATATAAAACTCCAACAAATTTGCATCCTTCATTGGCCATTCCTTTCACAGTAGGTAGAATGATGGATTTCATAACCAAAGACTGGAGTTCTTTTGTCAAAACTGGTGCAGGAGAGTATGCCCCCATTCCACCAGTATTGGGCCCTGTATCACCATCCCCAACCCGTTTATGGTCCTGTGCAGATTCTAGAGGAATCGCATTCTCCCCATCTACTAGTGCGAAGAATGAAGCTTCTTCTCCTTCCAAATATTCCTCGATAACAACACGGCAACCAGCAGACCCAAAATCACCTTTGACAAGCATCGAGTCTACAGCATCATATGCCTCCTCGAGAGTCAAGGCAACAATAACTCCTTTTCCAGCTGCAAGTCCATCAGCTTTAATAACGATGGGAGCACCTTGCTCTTTAATGTAGCTTTTTGCAGCGGTAGAATCAGCAAATGTTCTATACTGCAAAGAGTAACCAGATTTACCATATTCAAGATGCATTTGAATAGTCAAAGTTGCCTAGAAACTGTCAATCCTGTTATGAATCGAATAATGAAGACAACGTTGTGAAAGACATGATTTCTAAACCAGCCATTAAGACAGATGGAACCATGCTATAAATGTCGTATCTGCAACAAAGAAACAATACCCTTTGCTATCTACAATTGGACCCACCTTGGCAGTAGGAATTCCATATTTGTCACAAATGCCCTTCATAAAATTCTTGGAGCCTTCTAAAGCAGCAGCTTCTGATGAAGGGCCAAAAGTTGGAATTCCAGCCTTCACGAGATCGTTAGAGAGTCCTGCAACAAGATGTGCCTCTGGTCCCACAACAACTAGTCCAACACCCCACTCACGACAAAAGGAGATAACTGCTGAGCTATCTAAGATATCAAGGTCAGAAATGCAAGTTGCATCTCCAGAGTTGGAAAT contains:
- the LOC113761555 gene encoding phosphoribosylamine--glycine ligase; its protein translation is MASCMPHSIGATAKFPGSHHYQSSKLFTADQSRSVYRGGTIKWDCLKLEFRGNSSRRVYSLRSTFTTVACSLSSVNGTSSSGERVVALVIGGGGREHALCYALKRSPTCDAVFCAPGNAGISNSGDATCISDLDILDSSAVISFCREWGVGLVVVGPEAHLVAGLSNDLVKAGIPTFGPSSEAAALEGSKNFMKGICDKYGIPTAKYRTFADSTAAKSYIKEQGAPIVIKADGLAAGKGVIVALTLEEAYDAVDSMLVKGDFGSAGCRVVIEEYLEGEEASFFALVDGENAIPLESAQDHKRVGDGDTGPNTGGMGAYSPAPVLTKELQSLVMKSIILPTVKGMANEGCKFVGVLYAGLMIERKSGLPKLIEYNVRFGDPECQVLMVRLESDLAQVLLAACKGELSGISLDWSPGSAMVVVMASKGYPGSYEKGTLIQNLEEAEQVSPFVKVFHAGTALDTNGNFIAAGGRVLGVTAKGRDLEEARDRAYQAVDQINWPGGFHRKDIGWRALPLKQYSTKG